In Liolophura sinensis isolate JHLJ2023 chromosome 2, CUHK_Ljap_v2, whole genome shotgun sequence, a genomic segment contains:
- the LOC135462648 gene encoding adhesion G protein-coupled receptor E1-like isoform X3, which yields MEFQTLSRRWGQILIPLIFLAATRILDIDECTENQIICGNNSVCTNTLGDYTCACAEGYRQRKADEVGCNLDIDECIENQTICGNNSVCTNMVGNYTCACAEGYMQRNGEEVGCSLDIDECTGNPEICGNNSVCTNTEGSYMCACAEGYRQREDEELGCIRIITASTVSPAGDSSALTVGLAVGIGGVVPLVLVVLAVIVFRARNRSRGDGREDIGLERQGKH from the exons ATGGAATTTCAGACGCTCTCAAGACGCTGGGGACAGATTCTGATTCCGTTAATCTTTCTGGCAGCTACACGTATCCTAG ATATTGACGAGTGTACCGAAAATCAAATCATATGCGGTAACAACTCCGTTTGTACAAACACATTGGGCGACTACACATGCGCGTGTGCGGAGGGATATAGGCAGAGAAAGGCTGATGAGGTCGGGTGCAATCTgg ATATTGACGAGTGTATCGAAAATCAAACCATATGCGGTAACAACTCTGTTTGTACAAACATGGTGGGCAATTATACATGCGCGTGTGCGGAGGGATATATGCAGAGAAACGGTGAAGAAGTGGGATGCAGTCTgg atattgatgagtgtACAGGAAATCCAGAGATATGTGGTAACAATTCTGTTTGTACAAACACGGAGGGCAGCTACATGTGTGCGTGTGCAGAGGGATACAGACAAAGAGAGGATGAAGAGCTTGGTTGCATCAGAA TCATAACAGCGTCAACTGTATCTCCAGCCGGGGATTCCTCAGCGTTGACGGTCGGTCTGGCAGTAGGTATAGGAGGAGTGGTTCCTCTTGTCCTGGTCGTCCTAGCTGTTATTGTTTTCCG GGCAAGAAATCGTTCGAGGGGAGATGGTAGAGAAGATATAGGGTTGGAAAGGCAGGGGAAACATTAA
- the LOC135462648 gene encoding adhesion G protein-coupled receptor E1-like isoform X1 encodes MSDRIQVYYNKVRNPFALLQTCGNEGDECPDNTTCIWLAFTMGPKENVCDCSYGARKADSGQCLDIDECTENQIICGNNSVCTNTLGDYTCACAEGYRQRKADEVGCNLDIDECIENQTICGNNSVCTNMVGNYTCACAEGYMQRNGEEVGCSLDIDECTGNPEICGNNSVCTNTEGSYMCACAEGYRQREDEELGCIRIITASTVSPAGDSSALTVGLAVGIGGVVPLVLVVLAVIVFRARNRSRGDGREDIGLERQGKH; translated from the exons ATGTCAGACAGGATTCAAGTTTATTATAACAAAGTCAGGAATCCCTTCGCTTTATTGC AAACATGTGGGAATGAAGGGGATGAGTGCCCTGACAACACCACTTGCATATGGCTTGCTTTCACTATGGGTCCAAAGGAAAACGTGTGTGATTGCTCATATGGCGCAAGAAAGGCAGATAGTGGACAATGTCTCG ATATTGACGAGTGTACCGAAAATCAAATCATATGCGGTAACAACTCCGTTTGTACAAACACATTGGGCGACTACACATGCGCGTGTGCGGAGGGATATAGGCAGAGAAAGGCTGATGAGGTCGGGTGCAATCTgg ATATTGACGAGTGTATCGAAAATCAAACCATATGCGGTAACAACTCTGTTTGTACAAACATGGTGGGCAATTATACATGCGCGTGTGCGGAGGGATATATGCAGAGAAACGGTGAAGAAGTGGGATGCAGTCTgg atattgatgagtgtACAGGAAATCCAGAGATATGTGGTAACAATTCTGTTTGTACAAACACGGAGGGCAGCTACATGTGTGCGTGTGCAGAGGGATACAGACAAAGAGAGGATGAAGAGCTTGGTTGCATCAGAA TCATAACAGCGTCAACTGTATCTCCAGCCGGGGATTCCTCAGCGTTGACGGTCGGTCTGGCAGTAGGTATAGGAGGAGTGGTTCCTCTTGTCCTGGTCGTCCTAGCTGTTATTGTTTTCCG GGCAAGAAATCGTTCGAGGGGAGATGGTAGAGAAGATATAGGGTTGGAAAGGCAGGGGAAACATTAA
- the LOC135462648 gene encoding adhesion G protein-coupled receptor E1-like isoform X2 translates to MSDRIQVYYNKVRNPFALLQTCGNEGDECPDNTTCIWLAFTMGPKENVCDCSYGARKADSGQCLDIDECTENQIICGNNSVCTNTLGDYTCACAEGYRQRKADEVGCNLDIDECIENQTICGNNSVCTNMVGNYTCACAEGYMQRNGEEVGCSLDIDECTGNPEICGNNSVCTNTEGSYMCACAEGYRQREDEELGCIRTSTVSPAGDSSALTVGLAVGIGGVVPLVLVVLAVIVFRARNRSRGDGREDIGLERQGKH, encoded by the exons ATGTCAGACAGGATTCAAGTTTATTATAACAAAGTCAGGAATCCCTTCGCTTTATTGC AAACATGTGGGAATGAAGGGGATGAGTGCCCTGACAACACCACTTGCATATGGCTTGCTTTCACTATGGGTCCAAAGGAAAACGTGTGTGATTGCTCATATGGCGCAAGAAAGGCAGATAGTGGACAATGTCTCG ATATTGACGAGTGTACCGAAAATCAAATCATATGCGGTAACAACTCCGTTTGTACAAACACATTGGGCGACTACACATGCGCGTGTGCGGAGGGATATAGGCAGAGAAAGGCTGATGAGGTCGGGTGCAATCTgg ATATTGACGAGTGTATCGAAAATCAAACCATATGCGGTAACAACTCTGTTTGTACAAACATGGTGGGCAATTATACATGCGCGTGTGCGGAGGGATATATGCAGAGAAACGGTGAAGAAGTGGGATGCAGTCTgg atattgatgagtgtACAGGAAATCCAGAGATATGTGGTAACAATTCTGTTTGTACAAACACGGAGGGCAGCTACATGTGTGCGTGTGCAGAGGGATACAGACAAAGAGAGGATGAAGAGCTTGGTTGCATCAGAA CGTCAACTGTATCTCCAGCCGGGGATTCCTCAGCGTTGACGGTCGGTCTGGCAGTAGGTATAGGAGGAGTGGTTCCTCTTGTCCTGGTCGTCCTAGCTGTTATTGTTTTCCG GGCAAGAAATCGTTCGAGGGGAGATGGTAGAGAAGATATAGGGTTGGAAAGGCAGGGGAAACATTAA